GCGCGACCTTGCGCCCGACGAGCCCGACACGTTCGAGGTCGAGGTGCTTAGCGCCTATCTCGATCAATTCAACGCGTTGGCCGCGGGTGTCACGGCAGTGGCCGGCGGGATCGTGAGTGTGTCGCTGCTGGTCGGCGGGATCGGCATCATGAACATCATGCTTGTGTCGGTGAGTGAGCGCACGCGCGAGATCGGCCTGCGCAAAGCGGTGGGTGCAAGGCCCGCCGCGATCCTGCTGCAGTTCCTCGTCGAGGCGGTGACGCTGTGTTCGCTGGGCGGGCTCATCGGCCTGCTCGGCGGGCAGGGCATGACGATCCTCCTCCAGAAAATCCCTAACGCCCAGCTTGAACAGGCCCACATCCCCGTCTGGGCGATCATCCTCTCGCTCGGGTTCTCGAGCGCGGTCGGCGTCACCTTCGGCCTGTTCCCGGCGATCAAAGCCGCCCGGCTCAACCCCATCGAGGCACTCCGCCATGAATAATGGAATTGACCCCGACGCGCTCCGGCCTCCCCTCCCTCTTAGGGAGGGGCCGGGGGAGGGTCGTCGGCTGTCTTGCAAGTGGGCTACGCGAAATCGCAGCGATGGACCCTCCCCCCAGCCCCCTCCCTGGGAGGGAGGGGGAGCCGGAAAGCCCACGCGCCTGTTTGCCGTTACCGCGCTTCTTCTCGTGTCCGCGGCGCTGTTGCCCGGCTGTCTGCACGACCCGTTCGCCGACGACCCGTTGACCTCGGACGAAGTGCGTGACCGCTTGCGGCGCGTTGATCCCGTGCAGCTTGGGGACTATGCAGAACAAGCCGACGACGCTCCATCGCGCAGCGGGCCCGCCGCGCCGCCGCCGGCGGAGATGGAGATCACGCTGGACCAGTGCCGGGCCTGGGCGCTTGAGCATAACCTGGACTTGCAGGTCGCGCTCGTTGATCCTGCGATCGCCGAGGCCGGCGTCACCGAGGCCGAGGCCCGCTTCGAGGCGCTGTTTTTCGGCTCGGTCAACTACACCGACACCGAGTCGCCGACCGCCAGCAACCTTGAGGGCGGGGAGACGACCGGGGCCAACACCAACCTCGGCGTGCGTGTCCCGACGCGCACCGGCGGTTCGGTCACGGTCGACTTTACCGGCAGCCGGTTCGAGACGGATAACCAGTTCTCGACGCTCAACCCGTCGTTCACCTCCGACATGAGCATCTCGCTGAGCCAGAACCTGCTGCGGAATGCAGGGGTCCGCGTCAACACCGCGCCGATCCAGATCGCCCGGCTCAGCGCGCAGCAATCCAACGCCCGCACCAAGCTCGAAGTGATCCGCGCCCTGACCGCGGTCGATCGGCTGTACTGGCGGCTCTACGCGGCGCAGCGCGAGCTGGAGGTCCGCCAGCAGCAGCACGAGCTCGCGATGGCGCAGCTCGAACGCGCGCAGCGCCTGGTCGACGAGGGCGACGCCGCCGACATCGAGATCATGCGTGCCGAGTCGGGCGTGGCCGATGGGCTCGAAGCGATCATCGTCGCCGAGAACCAGGTGCGCCAGCGCGAACGCGACCTCAAGCGCCTGCTCAACGTGCCCGAGCTGCCGATGCGCGGCCCCACCGCGCTGATCCCGCTGACGCCCGCCAACCCGGTCGCCTACGACCTGCCCGAGGATGCGCTGCTCGCCGACGCGATGCGGGGCCGGCTCGAACTGCTCGAGCTCGAGCTCGCGCTGGCGCAGGATGCGCTGAACATCGAAGTCGCGCGTAACGGCACGCTCCCGCTGGCCGCGCTCGAGTACCGCTACACCCGCAACGGGCTGGGCGACGACTTCGGGGATGCGTTTCGGCAGGACTACGAGGAAAACTTCGACGGCCACTCGCTCGGGCTCCGCTTCGAAATCCCGCTGGGCAACCAGGCCGCGAAAGCCGCGCTGACCCGCGCGCTGCTCACCCGGCTCCAACGCCTCGCCACCGTCGAGCAGCGCGAGACGCAGGTGCGCCAAGAGGTCCTCGACGCGATGGACTCGCTCGACGCGGCCTGGCAGCGCGTCTTGGCAAGCCGGCAGTCGGCGATCCTTGCGGCCCGGGTCCTCGCGGCCGAGCAGCGGCAGTTCGACCAGGGGCTCAACACCTCGACGGATGTGCAGGACGCCCAGACCCGGCTGGCCGACGCGCAGTCCAGCGAGGTCCGGGCGCTGGTCGATTACCAGGTCGCCCAGATCGACCTCGCGTTCGCCACCGGCACAGTGCTCGGCTCGACGCAGGTGCGCTGGGAGCCGGCGGCGTTGCCGGGGGAGTGAGTGTTCCGCCGTAGGGGGGTGGAGTGAGTCCGTGAACGATACCCACCGGACGTCTTGTCGTGGGGCAGACATTCCTGTCTGCCGTTCGGCGAAGCCGAAGCGATTTGCAACGCTTCAAGATCAGGCCTGCGGCCTGTGGCAGACAGGAATGTCTGCCCCACGGTGGCCATCGTTCGTCGAGTCGCTCCAACCATCCCCACCCCACACCCGCCCGGCAGGATGTCAGCCCTGCGGGGGTATGCCTGCCACCCTGGCAGCGCGGCGGTTGGATCAATCATTGTGCCGACACCACCCGGCACGACCTAAGCCATTGATTTCAATGAGTTTGTGTCATCCCCGCCGCCCGCCTGCCGCCCGCATTCTCTGGCCCCGCCGTTGCACTATCCTCTGCCACGCTGATCCGCA
The sequence above is a segment of the Phycisphaeraceae bacterium D3-23 genome. Coding sequences within it:
- a CDS encoding TolC family protein, which gives rise to MPGCLHDPFADDPLTSDEVRDRLRRVDPVQLGDYAEQADDAPSRSGPAAPPPAEMEITLDQCRAWALEHNLDLQVALVDPAIAEAGVTEAEARFEALFFGSVNYTDTESPTASNLEGGETTGANTNLGVRVPTRTGGSVTVDFTGSRFETDNQFSTLNPSFTSDMSISLSQNLLRNAGVRVNTAPIQIARLSAQQSNARTKLEVIRALTAVDRLYWRLYAAQRELEVRQQQHELAMAQLERAQRLVDEGDAADIEIMRAESGVADGLEAIIVAENQVRQRERDLKRLLNVPELPMRGPTALIPLTPANPVAYDLPEDALLADAMRGRLELLELELALAQDALNIEVARNGTLPLAALEYRYTRNGLGDDFGDAFRQDYEENFDGHSLGLRFEIPLGNQAAKAALTRALLTRLQRLATVEQRETQVRQEVLDAMDSLDAAWQRVLASRQSAILAARVLAAEQRQFDQGLNTSTDVQDAQTRLADAQSSEVRALVDYQVAQIDLAFATGTVLGSTQVRWEPAALPGE